The following coding sequences lie in one Pirellulales bacterium genomic window:
- a CDS encoding Nif3-like dinuclear metal center hexameric protein, whose amino-acid sequence MPNVSSVAAFLEDFAPPRLAAEWDNVGLLIGDSRRQADRIMTCLTVTPSSVAEAVAERAGLIVTHHPLLFSSVRRITSETPEGRILLDLIAAGIAVYSPHTAFDSARSGINQRLAEGLALTDVGPLVPDAADSKLGTGRFGFLENGATLGSIAYRLKDFLHLPGLQLVGDPQMPVRAAAIVCGSGGDLLPAARRAGCDCFITGEARFHTSLEAEATAMGLVLTGHFASERFAVERLAELLASQFPAATVWASQQERDPLHWV is encoded by the coding sequence ATGCCCAACGTCTCTTCGGTTGCCGCTTTTTTGGAAGATTTTGCACCGCCTCGCCTGGCAGCCGAATGGGACAATGTCGGCCTGTTGATCGGCGATTCACGCCGACAGGCGGATCGCATCATGACTTGCCTCACGGTGACGCCGTCCAGTGTCGCCGAGGCTGTTGCCGAGCGGGCCGGCTTGATTGTGACCCATCATCCGCTGTTGTTCAGTTCGGTTCGGAGAATCACGAGCGAAACGCCCGAAGGACGAATACTGCTCGATTTGATCGCCGCTGGCATTGCCGTCTATAGCCCGCATACGGCCTTTGATTCCGCGCGCTCGGGGATCAACCAGCGGCTGGCGGAAGGTCTAGCCTTAACCGATGTCGGCCCGCTCGTTCCGGATGCGGCCGACTCAAAATTGGGAACCGGACGCTTCGGTTTTCTCGAAAATGGGGCGACTCTGGGGAGCATCGCCTATCGGCTGAAAGATTTTCTTCATTTGCCGGGCTTGCAATTGGTGGGGGATCCGCAAATGCCCGTCCGTGCGGCGGCCATCGTTTGCGGCAGTGGCGGCGATCTGCTGCCCGCGGCACGTCGCGCAGGTTGCGATTGCTTCATCACCGGCGAAGCCCGCTTCCATACCAGCCTGGAGGCGGAAGCAACCGCAATGGGCCTCGTCCTCACCGGCCATTTTGCCAGCGAACGATTTGCCGTCGAGCGTCTGGCGGAGTTGCTCGCATCGCAATTTCCCGCGGCAACCGTTTGGGCTAGCCAACAGGAGCGCGACCCACTCCACTGGGTCTGA
- a CDS encoding methyltransferase domain-containing protein, whose product MSSRSKTCPRQRLSFYEHVVASWIPDRDASILVVGGGKNDRDVLAGLSFRKVVISNLDERMVGNEDEFAPFQWAYQNAENLSYKAGEFDYVVVHAALHHCASPHRALLEMYRVARRAAIVIESRDSRLMSLLVKFRFTDVYEPTAVYYNDCKFGGVNNTDIPNFVYRWTEHEIEKTIASYAPHAKHRIHYRYASDIPHLTSVQKKRGLRGMVLAVAAPAYKLFAWLFPKQQNLFAWKIEKPTLPEDLMDWISLASDGSMKFNKAWGDQRYVAKPPDW is encoded by the coding sequence ATGTCGTCTCGTAGTAAAACTTGCCCGCGTCAGCGTCTGTCGTTTTACGAGCACGTCGTTGCATCGTGGATTCCCGACCGCGACGCATCAATTCTGGTCGTGGGTGGTGGAAAAAATGATCGCGACGTGCTCGCCGGGCTGAGTTTTCGCAAGGTCGTCATCTCGAATCTCGACGAGCGAATGGTGGGCAACGAAGACGAGTTTGCTCCATTTCAGTGGGCTTATCAAAACGCCGAAAACCTGAGTTACAAAGCTGGCGAATTCGATTACGTCGTCGTCCATGCCGCCTTGCATCATTGCGCCTCCCCTCATCGCGCGCTGCTCGAAATGTACCGCGTGGCTCGACGGGCTGCGATCGTGATTGAATCGCGCGACAGTCGATTGATGAGCTTGCTTGTAAAATTCCGCTTTACCGACGTCTACGAACCCACGGCGGTTTATTACAACGACTGCAAATTTGGCGGCGTCAATAACACGGATATTCCGAATTTCGTGTATCGATGGACCGAGCACGAAATCGAAAAAACCATCGCATCCTACGCGCCGCATGCCAAGCACCGCATCCATTACCGATATGCCAGCGACATTCCCCACCTCACGTCCGTCCAAAAAAAACGCGGCCTCCGCGGCATGGTGCTAGCCGTCGCCGCCCCTGCCTACAAGCTATTCGCCTGGCTGTTTCCCAAGCAGCAAAACCTGTTCGCCTGGAAGATTGAAAAGCCGACCTTGCCGGAAGACCTGATGGATTGGATCTCACTAGCCAGCGATGGAAGCATGAAATTCAACAAGGCCTGGGGAGACCAGCGATATGTCGCCAAGCCGCCCGATTGGTAA
- the sucC gene encoding ADP-forming succinate--CoA ligase subunit beta, which yields MKIHEFQAKQILRDAGVATPRNIVARSADEAAAAFCKLGGSLAVVKAQIHAGGRGKGTVKDNASQRGVQLVRSSEEAAKVAGALLGKSLVTIQTGPEGQAVRQVLVEEGCEIARELYLAILVDRAVAGPVVIASSEGGMNIEEVAEKTPELIFKEAFQPDAGLQAYQVRKLCVKLGLKGNSVRSAEKFMRSLCKAFVQKDCSLLEINPLVVTKAGDLIALDAKMSFDDNALFRHPELAELRDLAEEEPTEVRAQQAGLSYVKLNGNIACLVNGAGLAMSTMDLIKLHGGEPANFLDVGGGANTEQVTEAFRILLADKNVKAVLVNIFGGIMRCTTIANALVEAYKSVGFTVPLVVRLEGTEVEEGRKIIQNSGADIITAEGLTDAAKKVVAAASKVA from the coding sequence ATGAAAATTCACGAATTTCAAGCCAAGCAAATTCTTCGCGATGCCGGAGTGGCGACTCCGCGGAACATCGTTGCTCGATCGGCGGACGAGGCCGCGGCAGCGTTTTGCAAGCTCGGCGGATCGTTGGCCGTGGTGAAGGCTCAGATTCACGCCGGTGGGCGCGGCAAGGGGACCGTGAAAGACAACGCATCGCAGCGCGGGGTGCAGCTTGTGCGGTCGTCCGAGGAAGCGGCGAAGGTGGCGGGGGCACTGCTCGGCAAGTCGCTGGTGACGATTCAGACCGGGCCAGAAGGGCAGGCGGTGCGGCAAGTGCTCGTTGAGGAAGGGTGCGAAATTGCCCGCGAGTTGTATCTGGCGATTCTGGTCGATCGAGCGGTGGCCGGGCCGGTGGTCATCGCGTCGTCGGAAGGGGGCATGAACATCGAAGAAGTGGCGGAGAAGACGCCGGAGTTGATATTCAAAGAAGCGTTTCAACCAGATGCCGGCTTGCAGGCTTACCAGGTTCGCAAGCTGTGCGTAAAGCTCGGACTCAAAGGAAACAGTGTTCGGTCGGCCGAAAAGTTTATGCGTTCGCTGTGCAAAGCGTTCGTGCAGAAGGATTGTAGCTTGCTGGAAATCAACCCGCTGGTTGTCACGAAGGCTGGGGACTTGATCGCGCTCGATGCGAAGATGAGCTTCGACGACAATGCGCTGTTCCGCCATCCGGAGTTGGCCGAACTGCGCGACCTGGCGGAAGAAGAGCCGACCGAAGTACGGGCGCAGCAGGCAGGGCTGAGTTACGTGAAGCTGAACGGCAATATCGCGTGCCTCGTGAACGGCGCCGGGCTGGCGATGAGCACGATGGATTTAATTAAATTACACGGCGGCGAGCCGGCGAATTTCCTGGACGTCGGCGGCGGGGCGAATACGGAGCAAGTGACTGAGGCGTTCCGGATTTTGCTGGCGGATAAAAATGTGAAGGCGGTACTTGTCAATATTTTTGGCGGGATTATGCGCTGCACGACGATCGCGAATGCATTGGTTGAGGCGTACAAATCCGTCGGTTTCACGGTGCCGTTGGTTGTGCGACTCGAAGGGACCGAAGTTGAAGAGGGCCGCAAGATTATTCAGAACAGTGGGGCAGATATTATCACCGCTGAAGGATTGACTGACGCAGCAAAGAAAGTCGTTGCGGCCGCAAGTAAAGTAGCGTAG